The Hevea brasiliensis isolate MT/VB/25A 57/8 chromosome 1, ASM3005281v1, whole genome shotgun sequence genome has a window encoding:
- the LOC131183815 gene encoding proline-rich receptor-like protein kinase PERK7 translates to MKKYGYDKLANATGFFNGNRLLGEGGFGQVFKGKLDGEVVAIKKLKIIKLENKWEEGEFLSSVRHPNIVKMIGHCSEGKNRLLVLEFVPNKTLTYHLHGQPQIIHRDIKADNILLDYNFEPKVADFSLANFLPNTDGVTHITTIIKGTSV, encoded by the exons ATGAAGAAATATGGTTATGATAAACTAGCAAATGCAACTGGTTTTTTCAACGGCAACCGCCTCCTTGGCGAAGGTGGTTTTGGTCAAGTCTTTAAGGGAAAATTAGATGGTGAAGTTGTTGCTATCAAGAAACTTAAAATAATAAAGCTGGAAAATAAATGGGAGGAGGGTGAGTTCCTTAGCAGTGTAAGACACCCAAATATTGTTAAGATGATTGGGCACTGCAGTGAGGGAAAAAATAGATTGCTTGTTTTAGAGTTTGTTCCTAATAAGACCTTGACATATCATTTACATG GCCAACCTCAAATTATACATCGAGATATCAAAGCAGATAATATTCTTCTTGATTATAATTTTGAACCAAAG GTGGCAGATTTTTCGCTCGCTAATTTTTTGCCAAATACCGATGGTGTTACTCACATCACTACCATAATTAAGGGAACTAGCGTGTAA